In Micromonospora sp. LH3U1, one genomic interval encodes:
- a CDS encoding TetR/AcrR family transcriptional regulator: MPRQGLTRARVSAAAAELADSVGLSRLTVAAVARHFGVTDAALYVHVRSREALIEHVAVQAAAAFADQLAIAVAGRAGHQALVGFADAWRAFAVQHPGQYAATQLQLPPEVGTNSAGHLRLIELSYAMLRGYGLDEPALTDAMRFVRSTFHGFASLEAVDGFGHPRDVDASWRSILDAVHTTLSNWPTGTREQT, encoded by the coding sequence ATGCCACGGCAGGGTTTGACACGTGCGCGCGTTTCGGCCGCCGCAGCCGAACTGGCGGACTCGGTCGGCTTGTCGCGGTTGACCGTTGCCGCCGTCGCCCGGCACTTCGGGGTCACGGACGCCGCGCTGTACGTGCACGTCCGCAGTCGCGAAGCGTTGATCGAGCACGTCGCGGTCCAGGCGGCGGCGGCGTTCGCCGATCAACTCGCGATCGCCGTGGCTGGTCGAGCAGGCCACCAGGCCCTCGTCGGGTTCGCTGACGCCTGGCGCGCCTTCGCCGTCCAGCACCCGGGGCAGTACGCCGCGACCCAACTCCAGTTGCCACCCGAAGTCGGCACGAACTCGGCGGGGCACCTGCGCCTGATCGAGCTGAGCTACGCGATGCTGCGCGGGTATGGGCTCGACGAGCCGGCACTGACCGACGCGATGCGATTCGTCCGCAGCACCTTCCACGGCTTCGCGAGTCTCGAAGCCGTGGACGGTTTCGGGCATCCCCGCGATGTCGACGCGTCGTGGCGCTCGATCCTCGACGCGGTGCACACCACTCTGAGCAACTGGCCGACCGGAACACGGGAGCAGACGTGA
- a CDS encoding glutathione-independent formaldehyde dehydrogenase — MRAVVYAGVRTVAVREVPDATLEAETDAIVRITSTALCGTDLHMYDGRTVAEPGLVLGHEPLGVVQEVGSAVQTVQPGTRVVIPTHLFCGTCVMCARGLSAACLRARAEGPGAAYGYAGMGPYRGAQADLLRVPWADANCVPLPGEPGDAYEDDFVLLADAFVTGWHAAATLAGVEPGDTVAVFGAGAIGLLGAYSALLRGARIVYCVDARLDKAGEIGAVPIDFRRDDPVEQIRADRARAGLPLGEEKLGGVDKVIDAVGFQARDREHPDQERPDQVISDAARLVNPAGAIAVAGVYPDTDPHPGPGADGHENLVAPWGTLFSKGVAVRFGRTHDRRYTVLLRDLVVAGRARPSMIVTHHGSLDDAPELYRSFDRREHGVIKAVLHP; from the coding sequence ATGAGAGCCGTCGTCTACGCGGGCGTTCGGACCGTCGCAGTCCGGGAGGTGCCCGACGCGACGCTGGAGGCGGAGACCGACGCGATCGTGCGGATCACCTCCACCGCCCTGTGCGGCACCGACCTGCACATGTACGACGGAAGGACCGTGGCCGAACCCGGGCTGGTGCTCGGCCACGAACCGCTGGGTGTGGTGCAGGAGGTGGGCAGCGCGGTGCAGACCGTGCAGCCCGGCACCCGCGTGGTGATCCCCACGCACCTGTTCTGCGGGACGTGCGTGATGTGTGCCCGGGGCCTCTCCGCGGCCTGTCTACGGGCCCGGGCCGAGGGCCCGGGCGCGGCGTACGGCTACGCCGGAATGGGTCCGTACCGGGGTGCCCAGGCAGACCTGCTGCGGGTGCCGTGGGCCGACGCCAACTGCGTACCCCTGCCCGGCGAGCCGGGGGACGCGTACGAGGACGACTTCGTGCTGCTCGCCGACGCTTTCGTCACGGGGTGGCACGCCGCCGCCACCCTTGCCGGGGTCGAGCCCGGTGACACGGTGGCCGTGTTCGGTGCCGGCGCCATCGGCCTGTTGGGCGCCTACTCGGCGCTGCTCCGAGGTGCCCGGATCGTGTACTGCGTCGACGCCCGGCTCGACAAGGCCGGCGAGATCGGTGCCGTGCCGATCGACTTCCGCCGTGATGACCCGGTCGAGCAGATCCGCGCCGACCGGGCCCGGGCCGGGTTGCCGCTCGGTGAGGAGAAGCTGGGCGGAGTCGACAAGGTCATCGACGCGGTCGGGTTCCAGGCCCGCGACCGGGAGCATCCCGACCAGGAGCGCCCAGACCAGGTCATCTCCGACGCGGCCCGGCTGGTCAACCCCGCTGGCGCGATCGCGGTCGCCGGCGTGTACCCGGACACGGACCCGCACCCCGGCCCCGGCGCGGACGGCCATGAGAATCTGGTCGCGCCGTGGGGGACGCTGTTCAGCAAGGGCGTCGCCGTCCGGTTCGGCCGCACCCACGACCGCCGCTACACCGTGCTGCTGCGGGACCTGGTCGTCGCCGGCCGGGCCCGGCCCAGCATGATCGTCACCCACCACGGCAGCCTCGACGACGCGCCGGAGCTGTACCGCAGCTTCGACCGCCGTGAGCACGGGGTGATCAAGGCGGTGCTGCACCCGTGA
- a CDS encoding aminotransferase class V-fold PLP-dependent enzyme: protein MRPEPAPHTSPTALPGYTATARIDDLRATEYRHLDRDGQVYLDYAGAGVAAQAQVREHHDRLLAGMYSNPHSENPTSAAAGSLVESARHAVLDFFHADPAEYAVVFTPNASGACRLVGEAYDFGRASPFVLTWDNHNSVNGIREYARRSGASARYVPLSGPELRVAESDLVTVLDAGRGGLTGWWGRTGRRGLFAYPAQSNFSGVQHPLTWVELAHQRGYDVLLDAAAFAPTNRLDLSVVRPEFVCLSWYKLFGYPTGVGALLARRDALARLRRPWFAGGTIRAVSVQGDWHRSMDDESAFEDGTLNFLSIPDVEFGLRWLDSIGVDLVHSRVGLLTEWLLERLTTLRHDSGRPLVQVYGPTTGAGRGGTVTFNLRHPDGTVVDERLVARESAAAGFALRTGCFCNPGAAEGAFEISRASIRRRLLARVDTIDQYLAALRLPTGGAVRVSFGLASTATDAERLVAFVQSTYLNRGVGTGAPLPPRQRC, encoded by the coding sequence GTGCGACCTGAGCCGGCCCCGCACACCTCCCCCACGGCGCTGCCGGGATACACCGCGACCGCCCGGATCGACGACCTGCGCGCCACCGAGTACCGACACCTCGACCGGGACGGGCAGGTGTACCTCGACTACGCCGGGGCCGGGGTTGCCGCACAGGCCCAGGTGCGCGAACATCACGACCGGCTGCTCGCCGGCATGTACAGCAACCCACACTCGGAGAACCCCACCAGTGCGGCGGCTGGTTCGCTGGTGGAGTCGGCGCGCCACGCGGTGCTCGACTTCTTCCACGCGGACCCGGCCGAGTACGCGGTCGTCTTCACTCCCAACGCCAGCGGCGCCTGCCGACTGGTCGGCGAGGCGTACGACTTCGGCCGGGCCTCGCCGTTCGTGCTGACCTGGGACAACCACAACTCGGTCAACGGCATCCGCGAGTACGCCCGGAGGTCCGGCGCGTCCGCACGCTACGTACCGCTGAGTGGGCCGGAGCTACGGGTCGCCGAGTCGGACCTGGTCACGGTGCTCGACGCCGGCCGGGGCGGGCTGACGGGGTGGTGGGGTCGGACGGGTCGTCGCGGCCTGTTCGCCTACCCGGCGCAGAGCAACTTCTCTGGCGTGCAGCACCCGCTGACCTGGGTGGAGCTGGCCCACCAGCGCGGATACGACGTGCTGCTCGACGCTGCCGCCTTCGCGCCGACGAACCGGTTGGACCTCAGCGTCGTCCGGCCGGAGTTCGTGTGCCTGAGCTGGTACAAGCTCTTCGGTTACCCCACTGGGGTCGGCGCGCTGCTGGCCCGCCGTGACGCGTTGGCCCGGCTGCGCCGTCCCTGGTTCGCCGGCGGCACGATCCGGGCGGTCAGCGTGCAGGGCGACTGGCACCGGTCGATGGACGACGAGTCGGCGTTCGAGGACGGCACGCTCAACTTCCTGAGCATCCCGGACGTGGAGTTCGGGCTGCGTTGGCTGGACTCGATCGGCGTGGACCTCGTCCACTCCCGGGTCGGCCTGCTCACCGAATGGCTGCTGGAGCGGTTGACCACGCTGCGGCACGACAGCGGCCGACCGCTGGTCCAGGTGTACGGGCCGACGACGGGCGCCGGGCGCGGCGGCACGGTGACGTTCAACCTCCGCCACCCGGACGGCACCGTGGTCGACGAGCGGCTCGTCGCGCGGGAGTCCGCGGCGGCGGGCTTCGCTCTGCGTACCGGTTGCTTCTGCAACCCGGGCGCGGCGGAGGGCGCCTTCGAGATCAGCCGGGCTTCGATCCGACGGCGACTGCTGGCGCGGGTCGACACGATCGACCAGTACCTCGCGGCGCTGCGGCTGCCGACGGGTGGTGCGGTCCGCGTGTCCTTCGGGCTGGCCTCCACGGCGACCGACGCGGAACGCCTCGTCGCCTTCGTCCAGTCGACCTATTTGAACCGTGGCGTCGGCACCGGCGCACCTCTGCCACCCCGGCAGCGCTGCTGA
- a CDS encoding family 16 glycosylhydrolase gives MFTTRPRLRFRPLALAAVALVATAAALVLPTHPDRAEADIGAISWQDEFNSPAGTPVDQNKWRFDIGGSGWGNNERQYYTNSTSNAVHDGQGNLVITARRDNPANYQCHYGRCEYTSARLLTASTFTQTYGRFESRIKIPRGQGIWPAFWMLGTGGGWPDAGEIDIMENVGKEPNTVYGTVHGPGYSGGGGITGSRTLGGPLADGFHTYRVDWEPNVITWYVDGVQYHRVDPARLGGNRWVFDHPFFMILNVAVGGNWPGYPDGSTQFPQQMLVDYVRVSGYTPGGGGDPAPGTSRIRGTQSGRCIDIPSANPVDGAKLQIWDCNTTAAQAWTFASDGTVRAMGKCMDPAWAGTANGTEVNLVTCNGNPAQRFTLNGAGDLVNLNANKCVDVREANPNNGGKLHLWDCIGAANQKWSRI, from the coding sequence GTGTTCACAACCCGCCCCCGCCTCCGCTTTCGCCCCCTCGCCCTCGCGGCGGTCGCCCTCGTCGCGACCGCCGCGGCGCTCGTCCTCCCAACGCACCCCGACCGGGCCGAGGCCGACATCGGCGCGATCAGCTGGCAGGACGAATTCAACTCCCCCGCCGGCACGCCCGTCGACCAGAACAAATGGCGGTTCGACATCGGCGGCAGCGGCTGGGGCAACAACGAGCGGCAGTACTACACGAACAGCACCAGCAACGCCGTCCACGACGGCCAGGGCAACCTGGTCATCACCGCCCGCCGGGACAACCCCGCCAACTACCAGTGCCACTACGGACGCTGCGAGTACACGTCCGCGCGGCTGCTGACGGCATCCACCTTCACCCAGACGTACGGCCGGTTCGAGTCCCGGATCAAGATCCCGCGCGGTCAGGGCATCTGGCCGGCGTTCTGGATGCTCGGCACCGGCGGCGGGTGGCCCGACGCCGGCGAGATCGATATCATGGAGAACGTCGGCAAGGAGCCCAACACCGTCTACGGCACCGTGCACGGGCCCGGCTATTCCGGCGGCGGAGGCATCACCGGCAGCCGCACCCTCGGCGGGCCGCTCGCCGACGGCTTCCACACCTACCGGGTGGACTGGGAACCCAACGTGATCACCTGGTACGTGGACGGGGTGCAGTACCACCGGGTCGATCCCGCCCGGCTCGGCGGCAACCGCTGGGTGTTCGACCATCCCTTCTTCATGATCCTCAACGTGGCGGTCGGCGGTAACTGGCCCGGCTACCCGGACGGCTCCACCCAGTTCCCGCAGCAGATGCTCGTCGACTACGTGCGGGTGTCCGGCTACACCCCGGGTGGTGGGGGCGACCCGGCTCCCGGCACCAGCCGGATCAGGGGCACGCAGAGCGGTCGCTGCATCGACATCCCCAGCGCCAACCCGGTCGACGGCGCCAAGCTGCAGATCTGGGACTGCAACACCACCGCCGCGCAGGCCTGGACCTTCGCCTCGGACGGAACCGTCCGCGCGATGGGCAAGTGCATGGACCCCGCCTGGGCCGGCACCGCGAACGGCACCGAGGTCAACCTGGTCACCTGCAATGGCAATCCGGCACAGCGCTTCACCCTCAACGGGGCCGGCGACCTGGTAAACCTCAACGCCAACAAGTGCGTGGACGTCCGGGAAGCCAACCCCAACAACGGCGGCAAGCTGCACCTGTGGGACTGCATTGGCGCGGCCAACCAGAAGTGGTCGCGCATCTGA
- a CDS encoding ATP-binding cassette domain-containing protein, protein MTTEQTTSPSRASVGIAANGLGQSVRGGRQILDAISLAIAPGELVAIIGASGAGKTTLLEILAGVRRPTVGAVTYDGIAGAGAIGFVPQDDIIHRELPLARTLRYAARLRLPSATGSIEVSARVAEVLAELRLTERAAVPVGLLSGGERKRASIAVELLTRPGVFFLDEPTSGLDPAIAVELLRVLRTLADAGTTVVLTTHQITDVDRCDRVVVLTRQGRLAFTGTPAAAREFFGLRSLVEVHLRLDEATHPAEWPDRFSAQRDAGPTARTIDDGDITAPVPGQVGRLRQWAVLTARNAEIVVRNRLTLAILLGSPLMVLGMFALLFRPGAFEPTRPSPTVTVMILFWIAFGGFFFGLTYGLLQICTELPILRRERLAGVRLVPYLMGKVAVLLPLLALVDLALLGVLRGIDRLPPVDGPEFAAVYATLLLSSAAALALGLLCSAAVSDAAQATLMLPMLCFPQVLFVGAILPVPAMAVGGQWLSYAMSNRWAFEGLGHTAGVERLWRDGGSPLGPPLLATYGDTFSRPVWVNWLVLGGFVVLFLGATWAVLVRRDSHGAT, encoded by the coding sequence ATGACGACCGAGCAGACCACGTCTCCCTCACGTGCCAGCGTCGGCATCGCTGCCAATGGTCTGGGCCAGAGTGTGCGGGGCGGTCGCCAGATCCTGGACGCCATCTCGCTGGCCATCGCACCGGGCGAACTGGTGGCGATCATCGGCGCCAGCGGCGCCGGTAAGACCACCCTGCTGGAGATACTCGCCGGGGTACGGCGACCGACGGTGGGCGCCGTGACGTACGACGGCATCGCCGGAGCTGGCGCGATCGGTTTCGTCCCGCAGGACGACATCATCCACCGGGAGTTGCCTCTGGCCCGCACCCTGCGGTACGCCGCCCGACTGCGCCTCCCCTCCGCGACCGGGTCGATCGAGGTCAGTGCGCGGGTCGCGGAGGTGCTCGCCGAGCTGCGGCTCACCGAACGGGCCGCGGTGCCGGTGGGCCTGCTCAGCGGCGGTGAGCGCAAACGCGCCAGCATCGCCGTCGAGTTGCTCACCCGGCCCGGTGTGTTCTTCCTGGACGAGCCCACCTCCGGGCTGGACCCGGCGATCGCGGTGGAGTTGCTCCGGGTGCTGCGCACGCTCGCCGACGCGGGGACCACCGTCGTGCTCACCACCCATCAGATCACCGACGTGGACCGCTGCGACCGGGTCGTCGTGCTGACCCGCCAGGGCCGTTTGGCCTTCACCGGTACGCCTGCCGCCGCCCGGGAATTCTTCGGCCTGCGGTCCCTCGTCGAGGTGCACCTGCGGCTGGACGAGGCGACGCATCCGGCCGAGTGGCCCGATCGCTTCTCCGCGCAGCGCGACGCCGGCCCGACGGCACGTACCATCGACGATGGTGACATCACCGCGCCGGTGCCCGGTCAGGTCGGTCGGCTGCGCCAGTGGGCCGTCCTCACCGCGCGCAACGCGGAGATCGTCGTCCGCAATCGGCTGACCCTGGCGATCCTGCTGGGCTCGCCGCTGATGGTGCTCGGCATGTTCGCACTGCTGTTTCGTCCAGGGGCGTTCGAGCCGACACGACCGAGCCCGACGGTTACCGTGATGATCCTGTTCTGGATCGCGTTCGGCGGCTTCTTCTTCGGGCTGACCTACGGGTTACTGCAGATCTGCACCGAGCTACCGATCCTGCGTCGGGAGCGGCTTGCGGGCGTCCGGCTGGTGCCGTACCTGATGGGAAAGGTCGCGGTGCTGCTGCCGCTGCTGGCCCTGGTGGACCTGGCCCTGCTCGGGGTGTTGCGCGGAATCGACAGGCTGCCTCCGGTCGATGGTCCCGAGTTCGCCGCCGTGTACGCGACCTTGCTGCTCTCCTCGGCGGCAGCGCTCGCCCTCGGCCTGTTGTGTTCCGCGGCCGTGTCCGACGCGGCCCAAGCGACGCTCATGCTGCCGATGCTCTGCTTCCCGCAGGTGTTGTTCGTCGGCGCGATCCTGCCGGTGCCGGCCATGGCGGTCGGCGGGCAGTGGCTCAGCTACGCGATGTCGAACCGGTGGGCGTTCGAGGGCCTGGGGCACACCGCCGGGGTGGAACGGCTCTGGCGCGATGGCGGTTCCCCGCTCGGCCCGCCGCTGCTGGCCACGTACGGCGACACCTTCTCCCGGCCGGTGTGGGTGAACTGGCTGGTGCTCGGCGGCTTCGTGGTGCTCTTCCTGGGCGCCACCTGGGCGGTGCTGGTGCGGCGGGACTCCCATGGTGCGACCTGA
- a CDS encoding alpha/beta fold hydrolase: MSSHDQYVESADGTRLVVRRLGVGDPVVLVHGSGGGLHSWASVADHLARDHEVWMPARRGYGPSDVPPGTKSFEDETADMTAVIAAARRPSAKPVHLVGASYGATLALHTTSADPRNIRSLAIFEPPLFAAGPEIAPLLGRYRSAFARDDAEAMAAVLNDVTRVPAEIVAAFAAAAGDRTPDPVEARRSAIGWLHDLEALAGDSTDVARWSSISVPTLLLAGADTWEPMPTTMNTLATTIRAARHVVWPGQSHFVTMTAPTLVADALRQFFAEVSA, encoded by the coding sequence GTGAGCAGCCACGATCAATACGTCGAGTCGGCCGACGGGACCCGCCTGGTGGTCCGGCGCCTGGGTGTCGGCGACCCCGTCGTCCTCGTGCACGGATCGGGTGGTGGGCTGCATTCCTGGGCCAGCGTCGCGGATCACCTCGCCCGCGACCACGAGGTCTGGATGCCCGCCCGGCGCGGATACGGTCCCAGCGACGTCCCGCCCGGCACCAAGTCCTTCGAGGACGAGACCGCCGACATGACTGCCGTCATCGCGGCGGCGCGCCGGCCCTCGGCCAAGCCGGTCCACCTCGTTGGAGCTTCCTACGGTGCGACCCTGGCGTTGCACACCACGTCGGCTGATCCGCGCAACATACGCTCGCTGGCCATCTTCGAGCCCCCGCTCTTCGCGGCCGGACCGGAGATCGCACCCCTGCTCGGCAGGTACCGGTCCGCCTTCGCGCGCGACGACGCCGAGGCGATGGCAGCGGTGTTGAACGACGTGACACGGGTTCCGGCGGAGATCGTCGCCGCATTCGCCGCCGCGGCGGGCGACCGGACGCCCGACCCGGTCGAGGCGCGGCGTTCGGCGATCGGCTGGCTGCACGATCTCGAGGCCCTCGCCGGGGACAGCACAGACGTCGCCCGGTGGTCCTCGATCTCCGTACCAACGCTCCTGCTGGCCGGTGCCGACACGTGGGAGCCGATGCCCACGACGATGAACACCCTCGCCACGACGATTCGGGCGGCACGCCACGTCGTCTGGCCGGGCCAGTCGCATTTCGTGACCATGACGGCACCAACCCTGGTCGCCGACGCTCTGCGGCAGTTCTTCGCCGAGGTCTCGGCGTAG
- a CDS encoding DUF4331 family protein, whose product MSHHLDTPLAAQGGQLYIDDLYVFNGDRATVFVMDVNSSVTKADIKRGFHAEARYEIKIHFNGAEMEDLTYRFAFGEPDGDGKQALQLYELTGADARDDAAMGTPIAEGRTGDVSTGGNVRIWAGRITDPFFVDLDELATINGAVKNGSTVDRSAWRVDQAKNSFAGTTVESIVLEVSHDEPLLRDGTEIGVWCRTLLATDAGGWRQINRAGHPMMWPIFWPHDTDFSDPANFRHPSRDLAEDGEEIATAVAGVVAANGTAPDPPAYGWSVARQLYPDVLSYKVGTAANYGFAIRNGRTMADNAPEVMFSLVLNTGTTSGLTSDVTKAARANTFPYVVPA is encoded by the coding sequence ATGTCGCACCACCTCGACACCCCCCTGGCCGCCCAGGGCGGCCAGCTCTACATCGACGACCTGTACGTCTTCAACGGCGACCGCGCCACGGTGTTCGTGATGGACGTCAACAGCTCGGTGACCAAGGCCGACATCAAGCGCGGCTTCCACGCCGAGGCGCGCTACGAGATCAAGATTCACTTCAACGGCGCGGAGATGGAGGATCTGACCTACCGATTCGCCTTCGGCGAGCCGGACGGCGACGGCAAGCAGGCCCTCCAGTTGTACGAGCTCACCGGGGCGGACGCCCGGGACGACGCCGCGATGGGCACTCCCATCGCCGAGGGGCGAACCGGCGACGTGTCGACCGGCGGCAACGTCCGGATCTGGGCCGGGCGGATCACCGACCCGTTCTTCGTCGACCTCGACGAACTCGCCACCATCAACGGCGCGGTCAAGAACGGTTCAACGGTGGATCGCTCCGCGTGGCGGGTCGACCAGGCCAAGAACAGCTTCGCTGGCACGACCGTCGAGTCGATCGTCCTCGAGGTCTCCCATGACGAGCCGCTGCTGCGCGACGGCACCGAGATCGGCGTGTGGTGTCGCACGCTGCTCGCCACCGACGCCGGCGGATGGCGCCAGATCAACCGTGCCGGCCACCCGATGATGTGGCCGATCTTCTGGCCCCACGACACCGACTTTTCGGACCCCGCCAACTTCCGACACCCCAGCAGGGACCTCGCCGAAGACGGAGAGGAGATCGCCACCGCGGTCGCGGGGGTCGTCGCGGCGAACGGCACCGCACCGGACCCCCCGGCGTACGGCTGGAGCGTCGCCCGGCAGCTCTACCCCGACGTGCTGTCGTACAAGGTCGGCACAGCCGCGAACTACGGCTTCGCGATCCGCAACGGGCGGACCATGGCCGACAACGCGCCCGAGGTGATGTTCTCCCTGGTCCTGAACACCGGCACCACCTCGGGCCTCACCTCGGACGTCACGAAGGCCGCGCGTGCCAACACGTTCCCGTACGTGGTCCCGGCCTGA